The following are encoded together in the Candidatus Woesebacteria bacterium genome:
- a CDS encoding winged helix-turn-helix transcriptional regulator yields the protein MSNKVVNYPVTPKTLHEYAESIFAPIRRGENVTTVWVPMAGRRLWNKFIIENIELFEKELPFYKKYCLVYIEPLDLTEESLSGYLRLIALSFIEAIKTSGIGESAENKYEKTFKDENVTYANLLNEIKGMFQNVIQNGFEIVLFLGEFDELNFANKIFFHNLKSLWNRLYPSIHFVFLMREGVVKPISIDKWGDFSEVVLQNVIHIPMLVQQDIDFLIDNVSRGLNIKTTKEERELLSDLCGGHPYMLKVGLRIIANHKEEKLSIDQIEKILLNHYELRSVSRGILNVLDEKETATIFDIASERLILESKSNQLKTLISLGLVYIERDGRLKIFSRLIKNTIGKIDTKKQSEYDVISNGNLILEENKGAISYRGKNVEEKFTSQEYVLINYFLNNKNTLKSRDDIGDVLWGDESCEKYSDWAIDQLISKLRKKLKDMGTTDKLTTIRGRGYKYISYL from the coding sequence ATGTCTAATAAAGTTGTAAATTATCCAGTTACCCCAAAGACACTGCATGAATATGCAGAAAGCATATTTGCGCCGATTAGAAGAGGGGAGAACGTGACGACTGTTTGGGTCCCCATGGCAGGCAGGAGATTGTGGAACAAATTTATAATAGAAAACATTGAGCTTTTTGAAAAAGAATTGCCATTTTATAAAAAGTATTGCTTAGTATATATCGAACCTCTTGATCTAACGGAAGAAAGCTTAAGTGGTTATTTAAGGCTAATTGCTTTGAGTTTTATTGAAGCTATTAAAACGAGTGGTATTGGCGAAAGTGCAGAAAATAAATATGAAAAAACTTTTAAGGATGAAAATGTTACGTATGCTAATTTACTAAACGAAATTAAAGGAATGTTTCAAAACGTTATACAAAACGGATTTGAAATAGTATTGTTTTTAGGTGAATTTGACGAACTAAATTTTGCGAACAAAATATTTTTCCATAATCTAAAGAGTTTGTGGAATAGACTATATCCAAGTATCCACTTTGTTTTTTTGATGAGGGAAGGAGTTGTTAAGCCAATTTCGATTGATAAGTGGGGAGACTTTAGTGAAGTTGTTCTGCAAAATGTAATTCATATACCCATGCTTGTTCAACAAGACATTGATTTTTTAATTGACAATGTTTCTCGTGGGCTTAATATCAAAACTACAAAAGAAGAACGCGAATTGCTTAGTGATTTGTGTGGCGGACACCCATATATGTTAAAGGTAGGTCTTCGTATTATTGCTAACCATAAAGAAGAAAAACTTAGCATAGATCAAATCGAAAAAATACTATTGAACCATTACGAATTACGATCTGTATCAAGAGGAATACTGAATGTTTTGGACGAGAAGGAAACAGCAACGATATTTGATATTGCAAGTGAGCGCCTGATTTTGGAGAGTAAATCTAATCAGCTAAAGACCTTAATCTCTTTGGGTTTGGTGTATATAGAGAGGGATGGCAGATTAAAAATATTTAGTAGGTTAATTAAAAATACTATAGGTAAAATAGACACAAAAAAGCAAAGTGAATACGATGTGATATCAAACGGCAATCTCATATTAGAAGAAAATAAGGGGGCGATAAGTTATAGAGGTAAAAATGTTGAAGAAAAATTTACTTCTCAAGAGTATGTCCTAATCAATTATTTCCTAAATAATAAAAATACACTCAAGAGCAGGGATGATATAGGCGATGTTTTATGGGGTGATGAGTCATGTGAGAAATATTCCGATTGGGCAATTGATCAACTGATATCAAAACTTAGGAAGAAGTTAAAAGATATGGGAACAACAGATAAACTAACAACAATTCGAGGAAGGGGATATAAATATATAAGTTACCTATAA
- a CDS encoding protein-L-isoaspartate(D-aspartate) O-methyltransferase, whose protein sequence is MNLQQGMVRLLRDKYGFNNPAIEQAMLRIPRECFVNKSLRSRVYDDTSLDIGFGQTISQPYTVACMTSLLDLKKTDIVLEIGTGSGYQTALLSLLAKWVYTVERIQALSDKAAEITGKLGLTNISFANRSGEIGWVENSPFDAILITAGLTGEVPQPLFDQLAAGGRLVAPVGVGEKKVMTKYTKINESKYSKECFGEFYFVPFVYNDTISS, encoded by the coding sequence ATGAACTTGCAACAAGGCATGGTTCGATTATTGCGGGATAAGTATGGTTTCAATAACCCTGCGATTGAACAGGCGATGTTGCGGATTCCGCGTGAATGCTTTGTCAATAAGAGTTTGCGCTCTAGGGTCTATGACGATACTTCTTTGGATATTGGATTTGGTCAAACAATAAGTCAGCCGTATACGGTAGCTTGTATGACTTCGCTGTTGGATTTAAAAAAGACCGATATTGTTTTAGAAATTGGTACCGGCTCGGGTTATCAAACTGCATTACTTTCTTTGTTGGCAAAATGGGTTTATACCGTTGAGAGAATACAAGCTTTGTCGGACAAGGCGGCAGAGATTACCGGAAAATTAGGTTTAACAAACATATCATTTGCCAATCGGTCAGGCGAGATTGGATGGGTAGAAAATTCTCCGTTTGATGCGATACTTATCACCGCCGGACTTACCGGCGAGGTTCCTCAACCGCTCTTTGATCAATTGGCGGCAGGTGGGAGACTTGTTGCCCCCGTTGGTGTTGGTGAAAAAAAGGTAATGACTAAATATACAAAAATTAATGAAAGTAAATATTCCAAGGAGTGTTTCGGTGAATTTTACTTCGTACCCTTTGTTTACAATGATACAATTAGCTCATGA
- a CDS encoding aminoacyl-tRNA hydrolase, whose protein sequence is MKLVIGLGNPGKEYDKTRHNVGYAVVDTLVSEISRIRICDVKFRHDRKLNSEIAKVDDLVFAKPTTFMNNSGLAVSKLASYFRVARNDIYVVHDDLDINIGDFKIQNTKGPHNHNGVLSVEEHLGGRDFWRVRVGIENRKRVHDDTKSNLAFIPGEDYVLSRFGKDEIGIVDKATKQIVEDLLGIYLAEGKQNG, encoded by the coding sequence ATGAAATTAGTAATCGGACTTGGTAATCCGGGAAAGGAATACGACAAAACGCGTCACAATGTAGGGTACGCAGTAGTTGATACATTGGTTTCAGAAATTTCTCGAATACGAATTTGTGACGTTAAATTTCGCCATGACCGGAAATTAAACAGTGAAATCGCAAAAGTTGATGATTTAGTATTTGCCAAGCCAACTACTTTTATGAATAATTCCGGCCTTGCTGTATCGAAACTTGCAAGTTACTTCAGAGTAGCAAGAAATGATATTTACGTTGTTCATGATGATCTTGATATAAATATCGGTGACTTTAAAATTCAAAACACAAAAGGTCCTCACAACCACAACGGCGTACTGTCGGTCGAAGAACACCTGGGGGGTAGGGATTTTTGGAGAGTCAGGGTGGGAATAGAAAACAGAAAAAGAGTACACGACGACACGAAAAGTAATTTGGCGTTTATACCGGGGGAAGATTACGTATTATCAAGGTTTGGTAAGGACGAAATTGGCATTGTCGACAAGGCGACAAAACAGATCGTTGAGGATCTGTTGGGAATATACTTAGCGGAGGGAAAACAAAATGGCTGA
- a CDS encoding methylated-DNA--[protein]-cysteine S-methyltransferase, whose product MKKTQVNSGLFQNIYEIVRCIPVGFVATYGQVAEKIGTKDARKVGWALSVNSDPSTPCHRVIYKDGSLAKNYGKSLTGKPGWRTHKDKLIKEGITFTASNRVDLTKHLVRVL is encoded by the coding sequence ATGAAAAAAACTCAAGTTAACTCAGGCCTTTTCCAAAATATTTATGAAATCGTAAGATGTATTCCAGTTGGATTTGTAGCAACTTACGGGCAAGTTGCTGAGAAAATAGGCACAAAAGACGCCAGGAAAGTCGGTTGGGCGCTTTCTGTAAATAGCGATCCTTCTACTCCTTGCCATAGAGTTATTTATAAAGACGGAAGTTTAGCCAAAAACTACGGTAAATCCTTAACTGGCAAACCGGGGTGGAGAACACACAAAGATAAATTAATAAAGGAGGGAATTACCTTTACCGCAAGCAATCGGGTTGATCTTACAAAACACTTAGTTCGGGTGCTTTGA
- a CDS encoding thioredoxin domain-containing protein encodes MDDLTKKEKRELAKKSKHEEKVKSKLMGKIIKLGLAVLVLSIISFFGYKGIKWINTPIDIPADVTMVQDDEWVKGPKEASVTLIEYADYQCPACAGYHPIVRQLAKEFPDDLRVVYRHFPLTTIHANAFSAAKAAEAAGKQGKFWEMHDMLYERQSQWSEGSAKEKFVEFAQELALDVDKFKEDLDSSQTEERVSVGIALGNKTGVNATPTFILDGVMIRPPQDIEQFRALINQRLGN; translated from the coding sequence ATGGATGATTTGACCAAAAAAGAGAAACGAGAACTTGCGAAAAAAAGCAAGCACGAGGAGAAGGTAAAATCAAAACTGATGGGCAAAATTATAAAACTGGGTCTCGCAGTTTTAGTACTTTCAATAATTAGCTTCTTTGGTTACAAGGGAATTAAGTGGATTAATACACCAATTGATATTCCAGCTGATGTGACAATGGTTCAGGATGATGAGTGGGTGAAGGGTCCCAAAGAAGCAAGTGTAACATTGATTGAATATGCTGATTATCAATGTCCGGCATGTGCGGGGTATCACCCGATAGTCAGGCAGTTGGCCAAAGAATTCCCCGATGATTTACGGGTGGTCTATAGGCATTTTCCGTTAACTACAATCCATGCGAATGCGTTTTCGGCGGCAAAAGCTGCAGAGGCAGCGGGCAAACAAGGTAAATTCTGGGAGATGCACGACATGTTGTACGAGCGCCAAAGTCAGTGGTCGGAAGGTAGTGCAAAAGAAAAATTTGTCGAATTTGCCCAAGAACTTGCTCTTGATGTTGATAAATTTAAAGAAGATTTAGACAGTAGCCAGACTGAAGAGAGAGTGAGTGTCGGTATTGCATTGGGCAACAAAACCGGTGTAAACGCAACCCCAACCTTTATACTAGACGGGGTAATGATAAGGCCGCCTCAAGACATTGAGCAGTTTAGAGCTCTTATTAACCAAAGATTGGGCAATTGA
- a CDS encoding histidine phosphatase family protein, with the protein MIFYILRHGETFSSKENDAGYGDKQLTTEILPEAIPAIIRMANYLKVIHPDHAAASEILRVQETVAIATRITGVEFTSDPRLNEMLDERNLEPEYPYSGYFEDKKNMVIDFINEMKTKKYKTVFVATHGIVIAALKHLVTTNSFTVEEVGDYPEPGVLTIINNTTIEEVNFNKL; encoded by the coding sequence ATGATTTTCTATATCTTAAGACATGGTGAGACTTTTTCCAGCAAGGAAAACGATGCGGGATACGGCGATAAACAATTAACCACCGAAATTCTTCCAGAAGCAATTCCTGCAATTATTAGAATGGCTAATTACTTAAAAGTCATTCATCCAGATCATGCAGCGGCAAGTGAAATTCTCAGAGTCCAAGAAACAGTAGCAATCGCAACACGCATAACAGGAGTAGAGTTTACAAGTGACCCGAGATTAAACGAGATGCTTGACGAAAGAAATTTGGAACCGGAATATCCATATTCCGGATACTTTGAAGACAAAAAGAATATGGTAATTGATTTTATTAATGAGATGAAAACAAAAAAGTACAAAACAGTATTTGTCGCTACTCACGGAATCGTAATTGCCGCTCTAAAACATCTTGTAACCACAAATAGTTTTACGGTGGAAGAAGTCGGCGATTATCCCGAACCGGGTGTGCTTACAATTATTAACAATACTACTATTGAAGAAGTTAACTTCAACAAACTCTGA
- a CDS encoding carboxypeptidase M32, protein MDTKNKKVRLLLDFYKEISLLGKINALLGYDTNVSLPPKGVEGRAEQTAHITKLISEKWLDPKFRALLDSVKNVTSLTPEEKAIVRNLTWAGKYYFQVPQKTVVEFSRITSHAFSAWHKARTDNNFKFYLPHLKNIISVSREIAGHLGYKDNPYDALLDMYEPELTVQKFQMVVDKLQPELTGLVEKIANSGRSNLAEPKSDYDIKTQEELAKFVLTTMGYDFEAGRQDVSPHPFTETLGTQDVRITNRYKNDAFIEPIMVAMHEGGHALYEQGVNPKYEYTPLSGGVSLGIHESQSRFWENQVGRSKEFISFLTPFIKSHFPQLKNISADELYKIFNIVKPGQIRVEADEVTYNLHIFLRFEIENALINGKLKPENLPEIWNSKMEKYLGVTPDCDANGVLQDVHWAYGNFGYFPTYTLGNLYAAQFTATLSKKLDVKKLCAKGELTPILIWLRQHIHTYGSLYFPEELCKKVTGETLDVNYFVTYLHEKYRTLYSI, encoded by the coding sequence ATGGACACAAAAAATAAAAAAGTTAGATTGCTACTTGATTTCTACAAAGAAATTTCACTCCTTGGTAAAATTAATGCGCTTTTAGGTTATGACACCAATGTTAGTTTACCACCGAAAGGCGTTGAAGGTAGAGCGGAACAAACTGCTCACATAACGAAATTGATATCCGAAAAATGGCTTGACCCAAAGTTTCGAGCATTATTAGATAGTGTCAAAAATGTCACTTCGTTGACACCGGAAGAAAAAGCAATTGTGAGAAATTTAACTTGGGCCGGTAAGTATTATTTTCAAGTTCCGCAAAAAACTGTCGTTGAATTTTCTAGAATTACCTCACATGCATTTTCTGCTTGGCACAAGGCAAGGACAGATAATAATTTTAAATTTTATTTGCCTCACTTGAAAAACATTATTTCTGTCAGCCGGGAAATAGCCGGACATTTAGGTTACAAAGACAATCCATACGACGCTTTGCTTGACATGTATGAACCCGAACTTACGGTTCAAAAATTTCAAATGGTTGTCGACAAATTGCAGCCTGAGTTAACAGGTTTAGTTGAAAAAATAGCAAATTCCGGCAGGAGCAATTTAGCTGAGCCAAAGAGTGACTATGACATAAAAACCCAAGAAGAACTGGCAAAATTTGTCTTAACCACGATGGGGTACGATTTTGAAGCCGGCAGACAAGATGTTTCGCCACATCCTTTTACGGAAACGCTTGGAACACAAGACGTGAGAATTACGAACAGATATAAAAACGATGCGTTTATAGAGCCGATTATGGTGGCGATGCATGAAGGCGGGCATGCCCTTTATGAGCAGGGAGTAAATCCCAAGTATGAATACACGCCTTTGTCTGGTGGAGTGTCGCTTGGAATTCACGAAAGCCAAAGCAGATTCTGGGAAAATCAAGTAGGGAGAAGCAAAGAATTTATAAGCTTCCTTACGCCTTTTATCAAATCCCATTTTCCCCAATTAAAAAATATATCAGCCGATGAGCTTTACAAAATATTTAATATTGTTAAACCCGGTCAGATAAGAGTGGAAGCAGACGAAGTGACATACAATTTGCACATTTTTCTTCGATTTGAAATTGAAAATGCACTAATAAATGGCAAGCTTAAACCGGAGAACTTACCTGAAATTTGGAATTCCAAAATGGAAAAATATTTGGGTGTAACTCCCGATTGCGATGCAAACGGAGTTCTGCAAGATGTTCATTGGGCTTACGGGAATTTCGGTTATTTTCCGACTTATACTTTGGGAAATTTGTATGCGGCACAGTTTACGGCTACGTTGAGTAAAAAACTGGATGTCAAAAAACTTTGCGCCAAGGGTGAGCTAACACCCATATTAATCTGGCTTAGACAACATATCCACACATACGGATCACTGTATTTCCCCGAAGAACTATGCAAAAAGGTTACCGGTGAGACGCTTGATGTAAATTATTTCGTGACTTATCTTCACGAAAAATACCGGACGTTGTACTCGATTTAA
- the trxA gene encoding thioredoxin, giving the protein MAILDVVDANFEEKVLKSDKPVLVDFWAPWCGPCRMAEPILEELSEEYKDKVEFYKVNVDDNHDYPQKYGVMSIPTTVLFKGGQEIGRQVGFSGKDGFEQLVKKAL; this is encoded by the coding sequence ATGGCAATTTTAGACGTTGTTGACGCCAACTTTGAAGAAAAAGTTTTGAAATCCGATAAACCAGTTCTTGTTGATTTTTGGGCTCCTTGGTGTGGTCCTTGCCGAATGGCGGAGCCGATACTGGAAGAATTGTCAGAAGAATATAAAGACAAAGTTGAATTTTATAAAGTGAATGTCGACGACAACCATGACTACCCGCAAAAGTATGGAGTCATGTCGATTCCCACGACTGTACTTTTTAAAGGTGGACAAGAAATCGGTAGACAGGTTGGATTTTCCGGTAAAGATGGTTTTGAGCAACTTGTCAAAAAAGCATTGTAA
- a CDS encoding FAD-dependent oxidoreductase encodes MTNVLTFTKTPNAGEPWDVAIIGSGPSAFTAAIYTSRGALSTLILGGDMWGGQLMLTTEVDNFPAHPGIMGPELMTKMKDHALLFGAKMIEKNVTSFEVPSINNKYFKLTTADDLYLAKSVIIATGADTSWLGVPGEDKLRGRGVSSCAPCDAPFFKDKKVAVVGGGDSAMEEALVLTKYASEVVLIHRRDSFRASAAMQKRVFENKKIQVLWDSSVAEILGDEKVTGLKIKTTAGTKQAQKVKGEEKQGFVYWNMDIDGIFVAIGHTPSTKIFKDKVELDTKGFIVKKSADGFNTLTSQKGVFVAGDVHDYHYKQAITAAGFGCMAGMDTVKYLADQN; translated from the coding sequence ATGACTAATGTATTAACATTTACCAAAACTCCCAATGCGGGCGAACCGTGGGATGTGGCCATTATCGGATCCGGACCTTCTGCTTTTACTGCGGCAATTTATACTTCCCGAGGAGCTCTTTCGACGCTAATTTTGGGCGGAGATATGTGGGGTGGACAGTTGATGTTAACGACTGAAGTCGATAACTTTCCTGCGCACCCTGGAATTATGGGACCGGAGCTGATGACAAAGATGAAAGATCACGCACTGCTTTTTGGTGCAAAAATGATCGAAAAAAATGTAACCTCTTTCGAAGTTCCATCTATTAACAATAAATATTTTAAACTCACCACAGCGGATGATTTGTATTTGGCTAAAAGCGTGATAATTGCAACAGGAGCGGATACGAGTTGGCTTGGGGTGCCGGGTGAAGACAAACTGCGAGGAAGAGGTGTATCCTCGTGTGCGCCATGTGATGCCCCGTTTTTTAAAGACAAAAAAGTTGCGGTTGTTGGTGGCGGTGATAGTGCGATGGAAGAAGCGCTTGTTCTAACCAAGTATGCGTCTGAAGTAGTACTTATCCATAGACGGGATAGTTTCCGGGCAAGTGCGGCAATGCAGAAAAGGGTATTTGAAAACAAAAAAATACAAGTTTTATGGGATAGTAGTGTCGCGGAAATATTGGGTGATGAAAAAGTAACGGGTTTGAAAATAAAAACAACTGCTGGCACCAAGCAGGCGCAAAAGGTTAAAGGGGAAGAAAAACAAGGGTTTGTATATTGGAATATGGATATCGACGGAATTTTTGTTGCAATTGGACATACACCTTCGACAAAAATATTCAAAGATAAAGTAGAACTTGACACCAAAGGTTTCATTGTCAAAAAAAGTGCAGACGGTTTTAATACCTTAACCAGTCAAAAAGGAGTGTTTGTAGCGGGGGATGTGCACGACTATCATTACAAACAAGCGATAACCGCAGCGGGGTTTGGGTGTATGGCGGGAATGGATACGGTTAAATACCTTGCAGATCAGAACTAA